The DNA region GTGTAAAATTAGATTAATTAACCCAGAGCCTGGATTTTACGTTATATGTTTATAACAAGAATTTGAACGCCAACAAAATATTCAATAAATTTGCAAAAAATTCAGCGATGAAGCCTTATATATTACTATTTATTTTAATATCTTCTTCCAGCCACTCACAGATTTCGTCTGATTTGTTAAAAAAAATGGAAACAAACCAAAAAATACCGGTTTTAATCCAATTTAAACAACAAGCAGATCTTTCTGGTATCAATTACAATTGGAGTAAAGAACAAAAAGCAGCTTATGCTTATCAGGTCCTAAATCATACCTCGGGATTAAGTCAAAAAAAATGTCAGGAATTACTCCAGTCAAAAGACATCTCCTTCCGATCCTTTTATTTGGTGAATGCACTTTGGGCTGAACTGACGAAGGAAACTATCCTACAAATTGCCACGCTCGAAGAGGTCGACCGGATCAGTTACGATTCTCCGCAACGGGGAGTTCCTCAACAGGATCCAAGCGTTCAATTAACACAAAGGGCTCCAGAGATTACCTGGGGCATCAAACGAGTCGGTGCTGACCAGGTCTGGGATTTGGGAATTAAAGGTCAGGGCATTGTTGTAGCCGGTGAAGATACCGGGGTACGCTGGGATGTCGCCGCTATCAAAGCGCGTTATCGTGGAAATACCAATGGACTGATCGATCACAATTACAATTGGCACGATGCCATTCATCAAATCAGTCCCTTGAGTGGCAATCCAACCAATCCTTGCGGACTGGATCTTAAAGAACCTTGCGATGACAATTCACACGGTACCCACACCGTTGGGACCATGATCGGTGAAACCGCAGAACATGCCATAGGTATGGCTCCGGAAGCTCAATGGATTGGATGCCGGAATATGGAACAAGGAAATGGTGCTCCCTCTACATATATTGAATGTTTTGAGTTTTTTCTGGCGCCTTATGACTTAGATGGAAAAAATCCTAAACCTGAATTGGCACCACATGTCATTAACAACAGTTGGTATTGCAGTTTAGAAGAAGGTTGTGACACCACTGTATTTCCAATTATGGAATTGGTTGTAGAAAATTTACGTAAAGCGGGAGTCGTGGTCGTTGTTTCAGCGGGCAATGACGGTGCCGCTTGCAATACGTTGCGACATGTTCCAGCCATTTACGATGGAAGTTTTTCGGTTGGTGCTTTTCATCCTGACAATCACATCAGCAATTTCAGCAGCAACGGTCCGGTAAATAATTACAAAGCCACACGAATCAAACCAAATGTAGTGGCACCGGGTTCAGATGTATTGTCAACCCTGCCCGACGGCCAATTTGCATCCTGGAATGGAACCAGCATGGCCGGTCCGCATGTCGCAGGCTTAGTTGCCTTGATGATTTCTGCCAATCCGCTTTTAGCCGGACGGGTTGAAACCATTGAAAGCATTATTGAAGAAACCGCCGAACCTTATGTGGCTGATTTTGATTGCTTTCCTTACTCTGGAACCCGCATTCCAAACAATACTTACGGTTACGGTTTGATCGATGCGTTGAAAGCAGTAAAAAAAGCACAATTGTATGTGGGTACCATAGAAAACGAAGCCACTGCATTTCGAATTTATCCAAATCCGGTGTACGATGTGTTGCAAATTGAAATTCTCAAAGGAATGCAAACTGAATTTGTACTTATGGACGCTTTGGGAAAAGAGTTAAAACGCATTTCGTTTAATGACAAACAACACACCGAAAATTTATCGGAGCTGAAACCGGGAGTTTATTTTATCCAATCTGTTTCCGGAACAGAAAAAAGGTCTTTTGTAAAAATGTAAGGCTTGGTTTTTTATGAGAAAACTTTACAATACCATCAACAGGGAAATCTTGATTGAAAAAATGCGAAGCAGTCAGGAAGAACGCATCACCATTTCATTTTATAAATATTGTAAAATTTTAAATCCGGATTTTTTTCGAAATTACTTATTCGAAAAACTGGATGATCTGGGCACCTTGGGAAGAATTTATTTGGCACACGAAGGAATCAATGCACAGATTTCTGTTCCAAAAGAAAATTTAAGCTTGTTTAAAAGCACGCTGGATGAGATCGAATTTTTAAAAAACATCCGTTTGAATTATGCTATAGAAGATGATGGCAAATCATTTTTCAAACTCGTCATCAAACGACGTACTAAAATCGTTGCCGACGGCATTGAGGACCCTGAATTTGATGTAACCCAATGCGGAGTGCATGTCGATGCAGCAGATTTTAATAAGCTGTGCAATCAACCCGATACGCTCATCGTTGACATGCGCAACCATTATGAATCAGAAATTGGTCATTTTGAAAATGCCATCACCCCGGATGTCGTTACGTTTCGGGAATCTCTTCCGATCATTGCCACTCAGTTGGAGGAATACAAGGATAAAAACATACTCATGTATTGTACCGGTGGCATTCGCTGTGAAAAAGCAAGTGCATTTATGAAATACAAAGGCTTTAAACATGTATTTCAATTAAATGGCGGCATCATTGAATATGCCAGACAAGTAAAATCACAAAATCTTGAAAATAAATTTTTAGGAAAGAATTTTGTATTTGACGAACGATTGGGCGAACGGATCACCGATTCAGTAATCAGTCATTGTCATCAATGTGGTGCTGTTTGTGATCATCACGTCAATTGCAAAAACGATCAATGCCATATTTTATTTATACAATGCCCGGAATGTGCAATTAAATACGAAGCGTGTTGTTCGAAGCGCTGTGCAGATTTTATTAAACTCGATGCCATCACACAAGAACAAATCAAACCAACGCTTGAATTTAATGGAAGTAAATTTTCAAAAGGCCGTTACAAAGCTTTGGGAAAAGACGAAGCCCTCAATTTGAGTGAATAATTTGCAGCTATTGGCTAAAGCTTCTAAAGAACCCATTATTAAATTGCAAACATGTCAAAACAGCTGTTAAAAGGAATCTTGAAAAAAAAATCACTTGGCATTAAAAGCCTGGCTGTTTTAATTGATCCCGATTATCTGAAATTAAAAAATCTCGAACAAACCCTTGCATTGTCACAAAAGCAAGGCGTTGATTATTTTTTTCTGGGCGGCAGTTTAATCTTACAGGATCGGATGGATGAAACCATCAAGTTGATTCGTGAGATGACCAATATTCCTATTGTACTCTTTCCCGGAAATAGTCAACAGATACATCCCGGAGCGGATGCAATTTTATTATTGTCATTAATTTCCGGAAGAAATCCCGACTATTTAATTGGTAAACATGTTGAATCCGCCATGCGACTCAAAGCCAGTCAACTGGAAGTCATTTCAACCGCTTACTTATTGATAGATGGTGCGCAAGCCAACACGGCGGCTTATATCAGTCAAACCCAACCCATACCTGCCAATAAGCCGGATATTGCTCTGGCGACAGCCATGGCAGGTGAGTTGCTCAATATGCAATTGCTTTATCTGGATGCAGGAAGTGGTGCCAGAAAACCAGTTCCGGAAACCATGATTCAAAAATTGAGTGCCCACATCCGTTTGCCAATCCTTGTAGGTGGTGGAATTCGCGATGAGGAAACCGTTTACAACATCCTTCAGGCAGGAGCAGATCTGATTGTCGTTGGAAATTTATTGGAAGAAGATCCCAAACAACTCAAAACCATTGCAGAATTGGTAAAGAACCATTCACCGCTACAAGTAAAAAAATCCTGAAATGCATGGATTGATTTTTCGCTCCACAGGAAGTTGGTATGAAGTCTGGGTAAATGAAATTCAAAAAACCATTCCCAGCAGGATTGTCGGAAAACTAAAACTTGATAAAGAAAATTTAACCAATCCGGTGGCCGTTGGAGATGAAGTGGAAGTCGAATTGGAAGATGAAATCAATGGTTTAATTAAATCTGTACTTCCCCGTAAAAATTACATCGCCCGGCAATCGCCGAAATCCCGAATGCAATTGCATTTAATTGCCTGCAACATTGACCAGGCCATTTTAATTACCAGCATTCGCGAACCCGATTTGAAAGCCGGATTTATCGATCGTTTTTTATTGACCACAGAACCTCAAAATATTCCGGTCCTTCTTGTTTTTAATAAATGGGATATTTATACAGAAGTAGACCGAATGATCTTTTCGGATATTAAAAATTTGTACGAAAAAATCGGATATCAAGTTTTGGCGGTTTCTTCCAAAGATCAAACCGGCATCAAGACCCTCACACAATGCATCCAGGGTAAAGTAAATTTGTTTTCCGGTCAATCGGGTGTAGGAAAATCATCCATAATCAACAGCCTGCAACCCGATTTAAAATTAAAAACAAGTCAACTGTCCGGATACAGTGGCAAAGGCATCCATACCACCACTTTTGCAGAAATGTTTCCGGTAAATAAAAACACCTTCATCATCGATACGCCCGGAATTAAATCCTTGTCCTTTAACAATCTTGGCATCATGGATGTAGCCCACAATTACCGTGAATTTTTTGAAGCTTCGGTCGATTGCAAATTTGGTTCTCAGTGCACCCACCGTAACGAACCCGATTGTGCCGTAAAAGAAAAAATGCTCGCCGGAATGATCAGTGAGGTCCGTTATAA from Saprospiraceae bacterium includes:
- a CDS encoding geranylgeranylglyceryl/heptaprenylglyceryl phosphate synthase — encoded protein: MSKQLLKGILKKKSLGIKSLAVLIDPDYLKLKNLEQTLALSQKQGVDYFFLGGSLILQDRMDETIKLIREMTNIPIVLFPGNSQQIHPGADAILLLSLISGRNPDYLIGKHVESAMRLKASQLEVISTAYLLIDGAQANTAAYISQTQPIPANKPDIALATAMAGELLNMQLLYLDAGSGARKPVPETMIQKLSAHIRLPILVGGGIRDEETVYNILQAGADLIVVGNLLEEDPKQLKTIAELVKNHSPLQVKKS
- a CDS encoding S8 family peptidase — its product is METNQKIPVLIQFKQQADLSGINYNWSKEQKAAYAYQVLNHTSGLSQKKCQELLQSKDISFRSFYLVNALWAELTKETILQIATLEEVDRISYDSPQRGVPQQDPSVQLTQRAPEITWGIKRVGADQVWDLGIKGQGIVVAGEDTGVRWDVAAIKARYRGNTNGLIDHNYNWHDAIHQISPLSGNPTNPCGLDLKEPCDDNSHGTHTVGTMIGETAEHAIGMAPEAQWIGCRNMEQGNGAPSTYIECFEFFLAPYDLDGKNPKPELAPHVINNSWYCSLEEGCDTTVFPIMELVVENLRKAGVVVVVSAGNDGAACNTLRHVPAIYDGSFSVGAFHPDNHISNFSSNGPVNNYKATRIKPNVVAPGSDVLSTLPDGQFASWNGTSMAGPHVAGLVALMISANPLLAGRVETIESIIEETAEPYVADFDCFPYSGTRIPNNTYGYGLIDALKAVKKAQLYVGTIENEATAFRIYPNPVYDVLQIEILKGMQTEFVLMDALGKELKRISFNDKQHTENLSELKPGVYFIQSVSGTEKRSFVKM
- a CDS encoding rhodanese-related sulfurtransferase, encoding MRKLYNTINREILIEKMRSSQEERITISFYKYCKILNPDFFRNYLFEKLDDLGTLGRIYLAHEGINAQISVPKENLSLFKSTLDEIEFLKNIRLNYAIEDDGKSFFKLVIKRRTKIVADGIEDPEFDVTQCGVHVDAADFNKLCNQPDTLIVDMRNHYESEIGHFENAITPDVVTFRESLPIIATQLEEYKDKNILMYCTGGIRCEKASAFMKYKGFKHVFQLNGGIIEYARQVKSQNLENKFLGKNFVFDERLGERITDSVISHCHQCGAVCDHHVNCKNDQCHILFIQCPECAIKYEACCSKRCADFIKLDAITQEQIKPTLEFNGSKFSKGRYKALGKDEALNLSE
- the rsgA gene encoding ribosome small subunit-dependent GTPase A, which codes for MHGLIFRSTGSWYEVWVNEIQKTIPSRIVGKLKLDKENLTNPVAVGDEVEVELEDEINGLIKSVLPRKNYIARQSPKSRMQLHLIACNIDQAILITSIREPDLKAGFIDRFLLTTEPQNIPVLLVFNKWDIYTEVDRMIFSDIKNLYEKIGYQVLAVSSKDQTGIKTLTQCIQGKVNLFSGQSGVGKSSIINSLQPDLKLKTSQLSGYSGKGIHTTTFAEMFPVNKNTFIIDTPGIKSLSFNNLGIMDVAHNYREFFEASVDCKFGSQCTHRNEPDCAVKEKMLAGMISEVRYKNYLNVLEEIDAQNYWERNKKY